The Paenibacillus pabuli DNA segment CAACGCAGCCAAATACGTAGATAGTAGTTTACGTGCTTCCTCTGCATCCAGCTTCTCAGTCCCAATGTGATACACATCCGGATCTAGTGCCGAAATCTCCTGCCTGGTGATTGTGTTAATAAGCTGTTCATATATGCCTTGTTTCATGGAAATACCTCGCGTGGGTGTAGGATGGTTGTGGATATTCTGTATGTACAGGTTAGAGCTATATCATGTTTCTACTATATTATCGTCCAACTTGTGGAAGATTTCATTAGTTGTTTTGAATCATAAAAAAAGCACCTCTACTCTTTTCTTGGTAGAAGTGCTTACTTAATTTCATTTCGAATATGTCCTAAAGTTTAATCTCTCTTCATTTTGAATTTCAGTTACTCATTTAGATATCTTTAGGGTTTATACCGGAAATTCATTCAGAAAGACAAACAGAACTTTAAACAATATTCGTTGTCATTACAGTCACTCGACACCACTGTTTTGAAATAACCTTCTGATCATAATTAACAAGTTTTATACGGATAAGGTTCATCAGCAATTCTAAAACATAGTTGCCTGTCGTGATTATGATATAACTCCGCTGATGCCATCAATTAGCTACCAAAAAGCGTATAATTGATACTTTTAAGAATTTCGCTGTATTGGTCTTCGAGCAATTCAAGATATTTTCCGTTAAAGGTGTACTTTCCATCTCTATAGAAAAATATCTCTTCTCCTGATGTATGATAAAATAACCCATCTACTTTGAGAGATTCTAAGATAGAAAAAGAAACTTCGTACATGGTTTTATAACAACGTTCAAATTGTTCGTTATTCTCTAACTCATAAGATATTGTTTGTTCATAAACAAAGTCCTCTTCTTGAAACATAGTTTCATAAGTAGCCGCCGGATGATTGGGTGGAAAATTATTTTCATAAACACTTATTCTCAGACCATTGGCTAGATCAAATTCATCAATAGACAATGAATTATGTTGTTTGTTTATATAACGAAATTCAATATTTTTACTTCCTAATAATTTCTTTAACCATAATGCATCCTGCTTTCCATTCACCTTCAATGAATATTCCATTGACTTTATCTCCTCTACTTATGGAAATACTGAAATGATTTTACCGTCCTTTTTAATTGCGATAACTTCTTCTAAGCCCTGAATTTCCCACTCTTTAAATTGCTTAAGCAATTGGGCATCATCTCCAGACCATTGTGTTAAATTAATCACTACATTTTTAGTTTGTTGTTTAATAACAACTTTCTCCTGAACTTCACTCCAAATACCTCTTACACCTTTGTTCTCAGTTGGTGCGTAGCAGTCAAATATTTTACCTTCGATTCTAAAATCTGGATCTCTGTTGGAGTCAATTCCATCACTTTCACGAACTCTTGGATTTTGTTCGATATTGTATCCACTTCTCGCCAACTGATCGGCAGCATCATTTTCTAATTCTAAGGATTGCTTAGTTGCCTTATCAGCATTACTTGGAATTTTTGTCCTCGTTCCGCTAGGTACAGCCTCTGGGTTAGGATGAAAACTAGGCCTTATTAATTCTCTATGCCCCCCAGTTCCCTTTCCTGCCTCCGGCTTACTTCCACCCGACCCTCCCAGATCGCTATGCTTATTCTCAACAGCCCGAAACGCTTTGCCAAAGAAAGCATAGGCCAATACCTGACCTGCCATCGATCCGCTGTAATAGCCAAGTCCATCTTGGTCTACCTGTTTCTTCTGCTCTTCCACAAATTGTTCCACATCGGACCTGGCCGTACCGTTTCCCCAATATGCATCCCAAGCAAACTTAATGCCTCGCCCAGCATCGACAACTTTGCCAAGAGTCATCGCATAGG contains these protein-coding regions:
- a CDS encoding WXG100 family type VII secretion target — encoded protein: MQQIEVHPDVLDEKARFVQQKKQELERMVWELEKSIYLLQSDWSGVTGERFFWDFMQVKEVFPTTLGLLDKIQNEFTFIAKNFRTTDGSGEVALYIPEELKPTFAKGLADGSVGETVNGMGQTAEALFYDPFGTVASFAYAMTLGKVVDAGRGIKFAWDAYWGNGTARSDVEQFVEEQKKQVDQDGLGYYSGSMAGQVLAYAFFGKAFRAVENKHSDLGGSGGSKPEAGKGTGGHRELIRPSFHPNPEAVPSGTRTKIPSNADKATKQSLELENDAADQLARSGYNIEQNPRVRESDGIDSNRDPDFRIEGKIFDCYAPTENKGVRGIWSEVQEKVVIKQQTKNVVINLTQWSGDDAQLLKQFKEWEIQGLEEVIAIKKDGKIISVFP